GTATGCTTTAAGCAGAGAAGGATGTGATTTTGCTTTTTGGGCGAGGTATTGATCCATAGATTCTTCATAAATGCGTTCCCTGATCTCTGATATCTCCATGAATATGGCCTTAAGGTTATGCCTAGAAAGTTCCACAGAACGCTGCTCCTTTGGCAGTTCTTTCAACTCCTTTACAGTATATTTATCAAATAATGGGCTCCATTCGGGTATCTCAATTATTCTGGCGAGATCCCTCGTTCCGTCCGGATATATGAGCCTATCGTCTTTTGCGTACTTGACGTAGGAAGCTGAATCGAAAAGATCGACTCCAAGGTATACAGCAAAGGCAAAAAACATCGGATGGCCGCCGCCGAATAGATGTATGGGCTTTCCGAAGCTAACATTAAGCTTTGAGTTCAATATTATATCTACAAGCTTATCATACTCATATGATTCCAGAAGCGGGACAACACCGCCTATAGGCAAATACGAGGCATTTGTTGAATTCATAAGTTCCGCAGATCTTTTCCTTAAATCAGGGTATATTCCCCCTTGTATGGGACCTGCTATCATACCGCCAGCGTCATTTACTTCAAGCATCCTTCTATAAGTTTCGGTAATTGCATTTTCGACCTCCTGCCTAGACGATGAAGGTGTTGTAAATATGTCAAGTATAGTCAATATGTCGCTTCCGATAGTCTTTTGGAATTCAACAACTTGCCTGTTGTTAAATTCTACAGATCCATAAACATAGCTCTGGAATGTGCCCGAATCTGTCATTACAGGGCCATCATATCCGATTAAAGAGTGTACCCCGTATTTTTCGGCCTCTTCACGTAATCTATCGTTCCTCAATATAATGTAGCTGTTTGTTATAACACCATGGACTCCATATTTTTTCATCTCTTCTGGAGTTATATCCATTATGTTTGGGTTTATAACTGGAAGGACCGTAGGAGTTTCTATCGTACCGTGAGGAGTATCAAATCGTGCTATCCTGGCTAGGCCGTCCCTCTCCCTTATCTCCATATTGATCTACGCATAGTAATATCTATTTTCTTCTTTCTGAAGG
This genomic stretch from Thermoplasma volcanium GSS1 harbors:
- the tgtA gene encoding tRNA guanosine(15) transglycosylase TgtA, translating into MEIRERDGLARIARFDTPHGTIETPTVLPVINPNIMDITPEEMKKYGVHGVITNSYIILRNDRLREEAEKYGVHSLIGYDGPVMTDSGTFQSYVYGSVEFNNRQVVEFQKTIGSDILTILDIFTTPSSSRQEVENAITETYRRMLEVNDAGGMIAGPIQGGIYPDLRKRSAELMNSTNASYLPIGGVVPLLESYEYDKLVDIILNSKLNVSFGKPIHLFGGGHPMFFAFAVYLGVDLFDSASYVKYAKDDRLIYPDGTRDLARIIEIPEWSPLFDKYTVKELKELPKEQRSVELSRHNLKAIFMEISEIRERIYEESMDQYLAQKAKSHPSLLKAYVKVMQYSKMLEKYQDLFKKAAYFFYDSFSTKNTYVARLEKFTSKYLTSKKKETYVFSRKDWLPGYTNLNFVRDVYERTECNALIPWSGIMVPAELENTYPIEQTVSSGLEPDPDVSAISESISPFDIRVYKGESVDSDKIRSFDLEKIRTIADYQFGYGIGKDFFKDDVRIFKSKTGRIRGVFDKGNKLIATLRNDGFFTLTFHGATLLYNVSKSPNLRVFVKNESAEYNAKGYSVFFKFILDADPDIIAKNETLVVNENGELVAVGKATVSGKELREYSDGIAVKIHEGRDQSAK